A window of Phragmites australis chromosome 15, lpPhrAust1.1, whole genome shotgun sequence genomic DNA:
GCTTTGCGCTGATTCATTTGtgaccctaaatgatttgttcttACATTCTTTTGGAGTCAtcgcctcttcgccgaagagcaGGCGAAATAGTGTGAAACCGGTTGGTCTTGTTACTGTTGTTCTTACAGACCATAAGACCTTTAGCagctcttcgacccatttcCCTTTCGCTAGGCCTTACAGACGCCTCGCAACACCAATGAAGACGATGCCATTCGCCCTTTCCACGACTCCATTTTACTGTGGGTGATATACGGATGCGAAATGGACTTTGATTCCCAAGCCTTCGCAGACTTGCCAGAATCCTACACTATCAAATTGGGTGCCATTGTCCACGGTCACTTTGCGCGGGACTCCGAAATGGCAGATGATgttttgccacaagaatttttggatattttttgatGCTATATTCACGagcggcattgcctccacccatttggagaagtattcgaCTGCAACGACAGCATAGCACAAGTTCCCAGGAGCGGCCGACAGCTGgccgacaatgtcaattccccaccgtgTTAATGGCCAAATTCGTGGAATGAGCTGTGTCTTCATTGAAGGCCTAtttgaccccttcgcccagTACTGGCATTACATACAATTTCAGACTATGTAATCCGCATCACTGAGcgccttcggccaaaagaatccCTATCTGTATACCTTTCTGACTAAGGTTCGAGTGCCTACATGCGAGCCACACAGTCCCCCATGTATTTCTCTCAGCAAACTTTGTCCTTCTTCCTAAGATATGCATCGCAGCAAAGGTGCACAAACTCCGACCTTGTACAAATCatttcccacaattttgtagtttctatCTCTTTGGGCCATGACTTTCGCTTCAACATTATCTTCGGGCTCGTGATAGCCACGAAGGTAAGACATTATTGGAGAGCGCCAATCTTCGCTTTCAATTATAGAAACTGAACGTGTTATCCATGAAGAGTCGTTTATAGCTGGCATGCTCAACTTTTGGTAGAATACATCTAGCGGTATTGGCAGATTTTGTGCAGTGGCCTTTGCGATGTCATCTGCTTCGAAGTTGTCATTCCTCGATATACTCTTGACCATGAACCCCAGGAAgtgcttttccatgcttcggACTACTTCCCTGTACCTAACAACCCCAGGAATGTCTTGTCAATCTGGCTTGCTATTACTTTAGAGTTCATCTTAACCAACACCCTTCGGGTGCCCAAAACTTTCGCCTTGcgaaggccaaggaggacgGCTTTGTACTCTACGACATTGTTTGTTGATCGAAATTCTAGTCTGGCAGCATATCTTAATTTTTCCCCTGTAGGAGAAGATAGTACGACCGCTGTACCTGCTCCTGTGGCCTCCTAGGCCCCGTCGCAATATGCAATCTAGACCGGGTCTGACGGTTCTTCTACTGGGGCTTCGTCAAGCGGCGTCCATTCTGCTACGAAGTCCGCTAATGCCTGGAACTTCATCgctgttcttgccacaaaaactaTCACCTGTGGGGTGACCTCTGTAGCCCATTTTGCCATCATTCCTGTAGCTTCccgattttcaaacatgttgcgaaggggtagggaggttggcactgtaatcttgtgaactgtgaagtaatggcgaagcttgcgcgatgccattactagtgcatATGCCACCTTTTCCATTTCGGTGTAGAATCTCTTCAGGCCCGCAAGAGCTTCTGACACGTAATATATTAGAAACTGTTGTAGCTTGTTATTTTCTTGCCTCTCCTGCACAAGTACGACGCTTACTACCGAAGCGGATGCCGCTATGTACAACAAGAAATCAGCCTCAGGATCAGGACTGGATAGGGCTGTGAGCTTCGTTAGATAGTTCTTCAGTTCGTCAAAGGCTTCTTGCTGCTCCGTGCCCCATTTGAATGAGTCGCAACTTTTTAATGtcttgaagaaaggtaggcttcgctTTGcggattttgcaatgaaccgaTTCTGCGCCGCCAACCTGCCTGCCAAGCATTGTGCTTGTTTTCTACTCTACAGAGGTTTCATGTCTATTATTGCCTGGATTTTTTGGGGTTCTACTTTGATGCCcctcttcgacaccaagaaccctaaTAGCCTCCCGGACTGTACTCCAAAggcgcatttttctgggtttagctttAGCCTTGCCCTTCGCAAATTTTCGAAGGCTTCCCATAagtcttcgagatgttggctcTTTCTGGCACTCTTGACCACTCTGTCGTCAACGTATGCCAGGGCACTTCGCCCTATTTGTGAACTTAACACTATTTGCACCAACTTGGTGAAGGTAGCGCTAGCATTTCGGAGGCCAaagggcatcctcacaaagcaatatatgccgaaggaggttctgaaacttgtcttctcctcatcctccttcgccatccaaacttggtggtacccagagtatgcatctaggaaactcAACATTTCACAACCGGCAGCAGAGTTCACCAATTGATCAATTCTAGGTAATGGgaaatcatccttcggacaagcccTGTTTAGGTCCGTGAAGTCTACGCACATTCTTCACTTGTCATTACTTTTCCTAACTAGCACTAGGTTTAACAGCCACTCTGAGTTCAGCACTTCACGTATCACGCCAGCATCGAGCAGCTTCTTTACTTCAGCCTTTGCTGTTTCTTCCCTTTCTTTcgaagctttctgaagcttttgcttctttggcttcgCGCTGGGGTCTACATTTAAAGTGTactgaatgatttccctactgACTCCTTGCAGGTCCTTTGGAGACTAGGCGAAGACATCCTCGTTGCTGTGAAGGAACATTATCAATTCTCGCTGGTCTTCCTCTGGGACCTCCGCCcctatgatgatttttttatctgGCTTATCTGGATGTAGTGGCACTATTTTGGTCTCCCCTTCCGGTGTAGCCTTCGCCACCTTCTTTACCTTTAGCTGGACCTCACATTCCCTGAGATCCGTCGAAGGCTCCGTCACCACATGGACATTTCACCAACCTGGAGTGATTACTACTTCGATTCTATGGGCCACTTGCTGATCTCCGAGCACTGTTATGACGCCTTCGGGACCTGGCATCATCATACACAGatatgcatggtgcggtattACTCCGAATGTGTTCAGGACTCCCCGCCCGAATATCGCATTATATGGATAGTTGatatcgaccacatcgaaggtaatgtccTCCGTCCAGAAATTTGACCCTTCACAAATGACATTTggattgttatctttcccaaAGCGTTGATTGCGTTTCCTCTGAAGCCTAGCAATGGAGACCCAGCCTGGTCCAGGTTGCTTCGCCGTAGACCCATTTTGTTGAAGGCATCCAAAAAGATGATATCCGCCAAGCTTCCACCATCTATCAGGATtctatgcacttcatttcccgaAATGTTTGCTGTAACCATGAAGGCATCAGTgtgtgggtaatctagaaccctcatgtcatCTTGTGAGAATGTTATTGGCACATTGGACAACCTTGAGTGAACGTAAGTTGGCCCTACGCcaacgtggttaacccttcgcacatattcttttggCTACCTCTTGGACTCTGTCTCCTGATTAGATCCTCCTGAGATTGCCAACACCACGTTGTATCCATGATTTACCGTGTTCACCGACCTGCTGGTCTTcggtggtgcttcgatcgctGGTCTcggtggaggcggaggtagcTACCCTTGGAAGGCCAATTGTCCAATCATCTGATCCAGCTGAGCTAAGGCTACGGGGGCATATTGTTGTGCTGGCGTGAGCATCAGTTGCCACTAGTTAGAGAATGTCGTGCCTAGATTGTGGTTTTCCCATGCTTCGCGTCACTTGAACTGTGTGGCGTGGTGTACGATTCTTGCTTGATTGAAGGATTTCTTCACTAAGCTTTCTTTTATGGCCATGACCTATTGGCACTACTTGGTCCTATGACCGGCTCCTTCGTCATGTAACTTGCAGTAGAACATGGCCGGGTCCTGCGGAGCCCatccacctcgacctcctcggcctcggccttTACCACTtcggcctcctcgagtagcccCACTTTGCCCTTCGCTTATCGCTTGAGCAACTTCGACTGGGCCAGAGTCTATCTGATTGACCTCTTTTTGCCTTGTTGTGTATTCAAATGCTTCAGCTTTTGTCACATGCCTCAATTAGTCTCTGGAGTGGCCAGCGCCTGCCTCTTTGGCTGACGTATTTGTTTTTATTGCTTCTGAGGCTACCATTCCATTTTTCCTCCAAAGGTGGTCGAGCTCGGATCTTgcatattcttccatcttgttgagcagctcttgtacactccctggcctctttcttgtaagctttcctGGCGGGAGTCCCCCTCTGATGCCATGTATGGTggcatcgatgattgtgtcttcgctcagccccttcgcCTGATAGCGGATGTGTACAAAGCGACGTATATAGCTCTGTAATGTCTCTATTGGCAGCTGCTTCACTGCGAAGAGGTCGTTCGTGGTAATCCTGTCTGCCCGATTTCCCTGGAAATTGCTGCACAGGGCATTGCGCAGTTGCTCCCACGAATAGATGGATCCCGGAGGCAACGaggagtaccacgaccttgctatcccttttatagccaatacaaaggccttcACCAGTGTTGCGTCGTCTCCACCAGCGGATTCGACTGTCGCTTCAAAACTCATTACAAATGATCTTGGATCTGACTCTCCGTCGAACATTACTACTCTAGGCATTTCGATGCCCGAAGGCCACGGCTGGTTTTGCAGGCCAATGGATAACGGGGACTCTAGGTTGCATGCGGATCACCGTCGCCGAAGGTGCTGCACCAGTCATGTCGTGACTTCCGACGGTGTCACATGGCGAGCTGTTTCCTCTGCGTGATGTAGCATATcatcttcttgcattttctccagtgtTTTCCAGGCTTCCTCCGCCCGCTTGCGATATTCCGCCGCTTTTCGACTTGCCACCATGCTATCCAACATGTGCTTTTTCTGCGCAATCTGCCTCTCCAGTTCTTCGGCTTCCATCCAGGCTGTTCTTTCCTCCTGtgtttcatcttcatcttcatattctgtgaagtcatccaggtcttcccactcttcATCTCGCGCCTTTCCTCCTTCTTTTGCCGAAGGCTCAAGGCGTGCGAGATCGCTTATTTCTATGACCTGCACCGGTGCTGAGTTTTCCTAGATGGCTGCTCCGTGCCTGTCTTCGTTGTCTCCTAGTGGTGTGACATCAACACCGTAGTGCTGTTCGCGCCCACTGGAAGCTCCTTCGGCTGAAGCGTTGCTTGAGCCTGGTAGCGCCGAAGGGGATCTTTCAGCTGAAGCTCCGGCTGCAGCCTAAGGCTCCGGCAATGCCTCTGATGTACCAAttggcttcgtcttctttttgggtggcatggcttcggTCCGTTCGATCCCCATGGTCGGCGCCAATTGTTGGAACCGAAGTCCTGAACAAGGAAAGCCTTCGCTCCGAGGGAAAGCCGAAGGCTCctgggtgtgacacgtgtttagagGAAAATAATCTTAATTCTCCTCCATCTTAGGTACAGTATGGCCTTATTTATAGCTCATAATCAACCATTTGAGGTCTTCGGCCAATCTCATGGCTGCGCTAAAGGCTCCTCCCAAGATTCCAATCGAAGGTTTGCCACGAGCTTTGCTCATGCCCTCCGGCGCCATGAGTTGATCTTCGGCCTTCGGCCAAAGATACGCTAGTACCTTCGCACCCTTTGGTTAGCGGAATCGCACCTTCGACTCCTGATTGAAGGCCTGTCGATGCCTTCGCCGACGCGGATGACAGGAACAGTAGACGTGCCTCCGGGCTTCGACCGAAGGTCCATCCTGGCTGCGCCCACATGGATGGGCCAACCTTCGGGCTTCGACCGAAGGTACGCCATGGTCTTCGCCTACATTTCCTGAAACATTCCTGCAACACCCATGAGTGTCTAGCCACCGGTAGACTTCGACTTGCCATACAAAGGGGGGTGAGAGATCATCCCTAACAAAATGAAAAAGTTTACACTCATAATTGTCTTTAGCACCATATTGTACAAACTAGAAAGAAGACATCTGAACACAGTGCTACAGCTTAGTGCAAAATAGGAATTAGTTCATGCTTCAAATTGCATGGTGAAACAGATCACAGATAGACTATTGCACCAAATCGAAGCAGATCTGAGCAGTGAGCACCTCCTATTGTAGTCTTGTTTCGGCTTCCGGTAGAAATCCTGATTAGCACTTGCGCGCAAGGCGTGTCGCTCGTGCCTATGGTTGTCATGGCGTCGCCATAATGACGATATGGTGACATGGTGGTGGTTTGGATCTCGCCACAGCGATGCCACGGCGCTAGCATCTATGGCGTCCGCCATATCGTCATGGCATCTCTGTGGTGCCGATAAGGCATCATGTGGTGTCTAGTTTCATGAGGTGGGTGCCATACCATTCGACGGAGGGGATTAGAAGGGGGATGAGAGATCGAGTGGTCAcagaccgagagagagagagagcgcctGGCCCGCTACTGCCGCCGAGACCGCTCCTCATCACAGCGTCACCCTCAGATCTGTTCGACGTGTCGCAATCAGATCTGAttgccgcgccgccggccacctCGACGTCCGCCAACTGGACGTTCGCTAcccccgccgccaccgtcgtcgCCTTGTGCCCGTGTCCCAAGCCGACCCCTCCTGGAAgtctgccgccgccaccgtcgcccGAGAAGGTATGCTCTCTACCTCTCTCCTCTTTCTACTATGTTCTCTCTACGTGGTGATGTTAGGCGGTCAGTAGGTAGTAGGCACAAATGTGATGTACTGGTGTTAGGCAATAGGCATATGTTAGCACTTAGCACATTATGGTTCTAGCGTTCTGCACATCTACGAGCACTGCACATATGATGTATTGATGTTAGACACAAATCtctgtgttgtgatgttactATGTTAGGCCATGAGACACATATATGGTGTTAGGCATATGTTAGCACATATGTTATACTTAAACATATGTGATGGATTGGCTATGGCCTATGTGATCTATTAGCAGATCTTCTATACATGGCTGTTATGTTAGGCCATTAGGCAGTAGGAACATCTTTTAATTATTGGTAGTTAGCACTAGTTCTTAGTTCTTGTAGTCTATTGCCAATGATTAACAGCAGTTAGAACTAGTTCTTCACTTCTTCTGTTAGTATTTTGCAATATTCTAAGTTGTTGCTACATTTTTTCAAATCATGGCTACTGAAAGAACTGGAAATGCGGAGGCTTCGGACGCTGCATCAAAGTATGATCCAAAGACTGATCCAAGGCAGAAGCCGGCAAGGTCAACTGATTCATGGTGGAAATATGCATTTTGGCCGACCATTGGTAATAAAGATCTCTTGCAGTGTTGCTTGTGTGATAGAACTGTAATTGGAGGAATTACAAGGCTCAAGGAGCATCTTGTGGGTGGTTATGGAGATATTCTGAAGTGTGTCAAAACCACATCAGCTATCGCTCAAGAGATGCAAGCTGCTTTGAAGAGTAAGAATAGACCACTTCcgcttgatgatgaaggagggCTTCAAGGAGAATATGATGATGGGATTTATGTGATAGAGGAGTCCCAAGATGTTACTAGAAGCATTGTTAATCCTAGTTCAGGGACAActgccaaaaggaaaaaatCTACCCCTAAGTTCAAAGCACCAAAAGAACTCAACACAAAGTCAGTTGGTTCAATGCTTAGGAGAACTCCAAAAGAGGTAGTGGAAGAAAGACATTTGAAGGGTTCTTCTCAAATAAGTATCCAAGCTAGCATCAGgacaaaggaagaaagagatgcTGTCAACTTGGACTGGGCCAGGTTCTTTTATGAGTGTGGCATACCATTCAATGCCGCAAATTCTAGGCAGCTTCAGATTGCTATAGAGGCCACTACACAATATGGTTCTGGGTAcaagcctcctacctaccatgaGCTTAGGGAGCCATTGCTCGAGAAGGTTGCTAAGGAGacatatgatttgaggaataaaCATGAGGATGCATGGAAGCAATATGGCTGCACATTGATATCAGATGGATGGACGGATAGGAGAGGGCACCATTTGATCAGCTTCCTAGTCAATAGTCCAGTGGTGACTTTCTTCTTGGAGTTAGTTGATGCATCAGGTGAAGTTCATGATCAAGTGATGCTAGCTGATTTGTTAGAGAAGAGAATAACACATATTGGAGTAGATAAAGTTGTGCAAGTTGTCACTGACAATGGGCTAACTATAAGGCAGCGGGCAAGCTTCTCATGGAGAGGTTTCCTACACTTTAGTGGACACCTTGTGCTGCACATTGCTTGGATCTTATGTTGAAAGATGTAGGGAAGTTGAAGGAATTCAAAAAGCCTATCTCACATGTTCGCCATGTTACTACTTTCATCTATAGGCATGGAAGACTTCTTAGTGCAATGTGGGAGAAGACAGGAAGTAGGAATCTTGTGACACCAGCAGCAACTCGGTTTGCTACCACATTTCTCACCTTGCAAAGTTTGTACAAGTATAGAGATGCACTGAGATATCTGTTTACCTCGGATGATTGGACTAGTTGCAAACTAGCAAGACAAAGGCTCGGAAAAAGGTGTATGATATTGTGCTTTCTAGGGAGTTCTGGAACTCCGCTGAGGATTGCCTTAGAGCTTCTCTACCACTTATCATTGTGTTGAGGGTGGTTGATGGTGATGAGAGGCCTGCCATGCCAGAGGTTGCTTCTCTCATGAATCATGCAAAAGAGAGGATAAAGGTTGCCTTATGTACTAAAAATAAGAGAAGCTTAAAGAGAATGATGAATATATTGGGCACCTAAAGGGTTGTTTTAATGATGTGCTTGCACGAATGGTGGAAGATGAGACCcttcaaaaacaaaattgaagaaCAATCCATGCTCTACGAAGATCAACGTGgagacatcttcaagaattGATGGCCCTCCAAACTATGAAGTCAAAGAACCCCCGTAAGTGATTTAAAATTGTAATTTCAGCATGTTATTTACGGCATAACTCgtaatatatgcatgtgtattgTTAACTTAGTTAATTGGTGGCATGCGTATGGTGGTAGATCCATTGACTTACAAAGATTTGCAAAGCATATTGTTAGTCTTTGTGCTTCATCTTCTGGTTGTGAGTGTAATTGGAACACTTTTAAATTTGTaagtgaagtactcaagttccACATTTCAATTCGCAAAATtagtaatatatttttattaacttttCTTGCTTTTATGGTTGCTTGTAGATTCATACTAAGAAGAGAAATCGACTAGAACataaaatatttaatgattTGGTTTATGTTGCCTACAATCAGAAAATGACTAGTATGTTCCAAAAGCGCTGTGAGGAAGCGGGTAAAAGCTATGACTCTTTTGTTATGGAAGACTTTGATTGGGAAAATGAATGGGTTGACCCAACGGCCCAACCTCAAGGTACTAGTGGTTCGGACCTCACATGGGACCAAGTTGATGAAGCAATTGGTGCATCACATGAGCTTCGAGGTCCTAACCTTCCTAGGACCTATGCTCGTCGTGCAAGACATATATCAAGAGTGGTTGAAGAAGCAAGAGTGGTTGAAGACGccgaggagggagaggaagaagacatatgttggagcaagagttcgtcttgccctagcaagtacggcgagaatCTCTTCTAAgcaggagactcaagcttggagacaaagtttgagagaaaggaacaccacaaatatattgatagtagaaaaatggattggcctaggggggagtatcacagtgtggttTAGCGCTTGGGAATctttgtgtcctgtgtgttgtcttgagtgttctccttgtgacctcctcccttcccagatgaccatgactccttatttatagggtggtacgtagcttagtgtacaagttatcatgatgtacaaatatctagaacATGACCGAATTACTgtgccttatcctggataactactttttaccatACATAGAAGATATATATCTGCAGTGGTAACTATTGTTGTGCCTGCctcctgaggggtgagccggtttcCAATTGTGACCAGGCGCCGCTCTACCAGGGGTGTCAAATGACTTGCACTAGCATTAATCGCCCGTCACCTCACATCAGGTCGGCCAcaggggggtgtcctttcttcgcAGATATTATCTTTGGAGGCCGGCTGCAtttttaggcttcggaaggctgcatgggcaCCTTAGGGGTGGCCCGAAAGGGTCCGCGGCCTCTAGGGATAAGGCCTCTTATTGAGTCTAGAAGccaaaggctctggagggattggatgtagcttcgagtcttcagaaggccacgtacgtgctggagaggtggcccaaaggggtccacagcctccAGGGTCCAGGCCTCCCTCTGAGGGTCCAGAGACCGAAGGCTatagagggacctttgatagtgatcatcaaccattatcctcaggctggtctattttcccccaacggTACCCCGTCATTCTCTGGCCTCGATGTTTGGAGGGGtaagaggatgtagaggaaaaccaactccagcctagGCTTGTAACAAGAATGCTCGAAGGCAATTCCCTGTCCCTGAGGAGTTTTTCGATGAGAACT
This region includes:
- the LOC133892172 gene encoding uncharacterized protein LOC133892172, coding for MATERTGNAEASDAASKYDPKTDPRQKPARSTDSWWKYAFWPTIGNKDLLQCCLCDRTVIGGITRLKEHLVGGYGDILKCVKTTSAIAQEMQAALKSKNRPLPLDDEGGLQGEYDDGIYVIEESQDVTRSIVNPSSGTTAKRKKSTPKFKAPKELNTKSVGSMLRRTPKEVVEERHLKGSSQISIQASIRTKEERDAVNLDWARFFYECGIPFNAANSRQLQIAIEATTQYGSGYKPPTYHELREPLLEKVAKETYDLRNKHEDAWKQYGCTLISDGWTDRRGHHLISFLVNSPVVTFFLELVDASGEVHDQVMLADLLEKRITHIGVDKVVQVVTDNGLTIRQRASFSWRGFLHFSGHLVLHIAWILC